GGAAGGATAGTAAGCAGCTATGCGGCAAGAGGAAAAGGATTCGGCAGACAGCTTGTCTCTCTGGCTATTGCTAACTGTCAGCGCTTATATGGAAATAAGCCCATTAAAATTGGCGCACAGCTTTACCTGAAGTCATTTTACGAGTCGTTTGGTTTTGTAGTTCATGGAGAAGAATACCTGGAAGATGATATTGTACATGTGGATATGGTCAGACCTGTAACTTCCTGATAATTAATACGGAACCAGATTATAATCTGATACAATTAATTGTCATTTAATTGTACGTTTCCGGGAAAATATGATTAATATTATATAAGGATATAAGTTTTTACACTTAAAAATCAATAATAATTTAATCAATCTCTCATGGAAACAACTACTTTTTCAAAATTCTCTGCCGAATTTTTCGGTACACTGGTGCTGGTCCTGATGGGCTGTGGCAGTGCTGTAATTGCTGGTGCAGATGGTACTAGTGGAGTCGGTTTGCTAGGCATATCCTTCGCTTTTGGGCTATCTGTAGTCGCTATGGCTTATGCCATCGGACATATTTCAGGTTGCCATATTAACCCGGCAATTTCTATTGGTATGGTGGTAGTCGGACGTATGAAATCAAGTGAGGCAGTTATCTATATTATTGCACAGGTGCTGGGGGCAATTGCAGGTGCAGGAATTTTATACCTGATTGCTTCTGGTAAAGATGGTTATTCCCTTGCTGATGGTGGTTTAGGACAAAATGGTTACGAGGCGGGCTCCCCTGCTGGTTATAGCCTTGTTGCTGGCTTTGTTGCCGAAACAGTATTTACCTTTATTTTCCTGATGGTGATTTTCGGATCAACTTCTACAAAAAACATAAACGGTGGTTTCGCTGGTCTTGCAATT
The sequence above is drawn from the Pedobacter cryoconitis genome and encodes:
- the aqpZ gene encoding aquaporin Z; translated protein: METTTFSKFSAEFFGTLVLVLMGCGSAVIAGADGTSGVGLLGISFAFGLSVVAMAYAIGHISGCHINPAISIGMVVVGRMKSSEAVIYIIAQVLGAIAGAGILYLIASGKDGYSLADGGLGQNGYEAGSPAGYSLVAGFVAETVFTFIFLMVIFGSTSTKNINGGFAGLAIGLSLVLIHIVGIKVTGVSVNPARSIGPALLVGSRAISQVWLFIAAPVLGSILSAVVWRFLLEKN
- a CDS encoding GNAT family N-acetyltransferase, whose product is MMEYTEICKPFDSLTVKELYAILKLRSEIFVVEQNCVFLDTDGKDLSCQHLMLYQNKELMAYARIVPAGLSFTEPSIGRIVSSYAARGKGFGRQLVSLAIANCQRLYGNKPIKIGAQLYLKSFYESFGFVVHGEEYLEDDIVHVDMVRPVTS